Below is a window of Arabidopsis thaliana chromosome 2, partial sequence DNA.
GACCCGGTTTAAGATTCTCATTAAACAGAGCAAACACATAAACATCAATAGGAACAGATTGCTTCGCCGGAGTTCCTTTCCTCTGCTGAATCAACTTCAACAAATTCCCATTATACAAAGCCGCGTTCTCCGGCGAAGCTCCAATCTCATTCTCATCTCCTTTAGAAGGCCAACCGGTTTCCGATATCCGAACCTCGATATCGGTATGTCCCAAAGTCTTAATGGCAGAGTAAAGCGCATCAACTTGAGCAAACAACATGTTGTCATAATGAAGATTAGTGTTTGGATCAACCATACCTTGATTAggttgaaacaaaacatactcTAATGGAACTTCTTTAGGACTATCTTTATAAGCAAAAAAGGGATAAGCATTTATCAAGAAAGGTGATTCGATTTGAGAATGAAAATCAAGAAGTGGTTGAAGATATTGAATAAACTCTTCTTTGAATGATCCTGAAGAAGGAGGATAAGATGTTGAAAGAATGTCTAAAGAATGAGCTGAAGTTACGGTTACTTGTTTCTCTAAACCAAGATTGGTTAAAGCAGCGTAAACCGATTTCATAGCCGGTAATAGGCTTTGGATGAGGACATGATCAttggttttgaagatttcGTTGCCGACAACTATTGAGGTTATTCGTGTTTTTGAGATATGTGGTTCAAGTCTTTGTTGTAACCAATCTTGAGCTTTGGTTGGATCTGTTGACATGTTTTGAAGATACTCGTTGCCTAAACCGATCATGAAATCTACTTGTGAGtttgagaaggagaagaggacGTTTGGATCTGCGTCGTAGAGTTTTACTCTTGTGATGTTTAGTGATCGAAGGAGCACGGCGACTCTTGCCGGAGATGGGAGGTTGTTTGCTATTTGGCCGTAGTTGATTCCCACACCTTGCCCTTTAATTCTCTCTacatagaacaaaaaaaaaaacacacacccAATTAGAATCTAAGTTGAAGCAAATTTACATgctcaaaacaaatattgaaggaggaggaggaaacctgagagagtaagaaagaggaggagaagaactctgaagaagaaggagagactATGTGTGGCCATGGCAAGAATCTCCTTCTACGACGTCGTTTTTTTagctcctcttcttctttttcttttttccttttgagttttagtttttggtattaagaatatataagaGACGGTGGAATTTGGAAAGTTTCAACTGTTCTTTCTTCGTTTCTTGCTTTCCGCGTTCGTCAAATAGCTCTAACCAGGTGTCTCTCATTAATGCATATACCTATGCCTAAACTTATATTCCTATATTACATacattacatattttatttgtttttttcttccttttttggtatcaagtttgacatatttcttttttggtacaagaaaaataaataaagagaatccAATAAGAAGATAACCCAATAGTAATTGGTAATTCAttaggaattttttttctaacaaaaaagtttttaatctagaatctatttattttttttttttcaatcgatcatttaatgaaataaaaactttttttttttttggatgtttACTTAGTACACCCGTAAGTCGTTAAACTATCGACATCGAgttttactattatttttggttataaacTTATTATAGATATAAAATAATGTGCTTTATCAATTGCCTAAAAGTGTAGTTAAATAtgtatgattttgattttactttATGCCCTTTACAGCTCAACTATATATAACGAATTTGGCTGGTTTCTTTAAATTACATGTATGTTAATCAAAGAGGAGGAATAAGTAGTAGGTTTAGTTAGATTTATGGATACAAATAATGTAAATCCAAGCTGTTCTACTTCTCTACCTTCCATACCTTGAATATTCTAATGTCAAATAGTTTATATACTATTAAATTTCACCTACAACGAAACGTCACTTGTAATGATTGTTTTCCTTACGTCAATTTACGTTACAATTTTTGACCTCTCTTTTggagaaataaaaaactgaTACGGGAAGTTGATTTTTCGTCATTTCAGTTATTGCAGTCATTAATATACAAGTGGgttatataatatgatttcAATTCCTACGTGacatttagatattttattttctaaaaaatatcaGGAGATTTACCGACATGGAAAGTAACGTTCCCTTTTGGTTCACATGTGGACGTGTGACGaaacattattaaaatatgaacAACGATGGTTAAATATTGGGAGTGAGAATGGTCAACTTTTAAACTCTTCCCCAACTGGTCTTCAATTCAAACACTCCATGACCACTGGCGGCTtcaaacaaaagcaaatttcACGATTCACACGCACAAATCATATTCTAGTTTTATAAGTTTATCAAGTTGCAATTTGCATATTAGATCGAAGACAGAAAGAGACAAGTTAtgcaatatttgttttcttgtatcaTGTAGTATGTATGATTGTTAGGATTCTTTACTTTGATCGTCAATGTTTCTAAAGTTTACAAGTAATGAAATAGCACACGTACGTCTCTTTAGAACTTGAGTTGTCAAACGTGTGGACCCTCTCCACCAGATTTTTACGTGTATGGTGTTTTGCATGTTGGATCAATCTTTTCTCTAATCAAGGATtataattctctttttttttttttaattctttatttaaCTCTACTTTGTTCTTCGTCAAAAAATTTTAAGCATCCataattctctgtttttgctttttcttatttatatacatcCTTGAAGATCAGTTGCGAGGAGTAAATAAACATCTACCAAAGAAAACACAATCGAGGTTACTTAAAACATCAGTATATACTTCtcaccaaaagagaaaaaaaaaaaacatcagtATACTGTCTTTTAACTTTCTAAAGTTTAGttcaaaatacattttttagagttttgagGTGATTGGAAAGAAAATGAACTAATTAAACGATAGTGTTATAGTGACTTGTAACATTTAATATCTTTATTAGGGTTATCAGATTACTTTTTCCAGTTTCAAAATTAACTATGAAACTATCTTTATTTggtaaaaacataattttaaaaagttacttttcaaaatcatatatttctaTGTCGACGTACCAGCTctaaatcaaaaaaaaaaaaaaaaaaaaaaaaatgtggttGTCCTTTAGCACTCTGATATTATTTGTCCAATATTCGGTACTGCCCACTTATATCTTTCACCAACATTTTTTATcacatttaattattaaaaaatctagtaaacagtttttttgggttagaaattattcataataaaaaaatcagaaagttAACTAAAATATGAGGAATTTAACATGTAGCGTCGTGATTCGTTAAGGAAGCGTGAACCACAGAGACCGGCCATGTCTCGATCACCGCCTTTCTCTGTTACTGTCACCTGCCCTTCCTAACCTCGCCGCCTTCAACGCCTGATCCACTCACGTgctttttaaatttctatctCAAATAATCGAATATATTCATGTgtttcaattgatttttttttgtgtgtagtAAAGATGTGTTTATAATTTCACTCAATGTAAAGAATTTAACAGATAGTTTCATACgaactaatatttaaaaatacatataaaatctaaaattagtATGATTTTGATGGACATGATGAGATATGTGGTGAACTATTATGGGCAAGAGGGAATCATCTAGTCATGACCACGCGTTCCACTGAAAATAATCTATATGAGCTCCACTAAAATTgcttaaaataatttacaattttgttgcaaaaaaaaatcgctAATgccttctatatatattaaagcTTGTGCTCCATTTTGTAACTTTTATATGCTAATCTAATATAGTCTTAAATGTGAGTTGTATTTTTCATTGATTGCATATAAGACATGCTTTATTGACTTGTTCGCGAAGGATCTGACCTAATCGAAGTCAGGAAATTACTTGGAGAGCACTCAAAGAACAGGATGCTTATGTCAAAGGTGGAGAATCAAGAGTGATGAATTTTGATTAGATTCTGATGCATTCATGGTAGCTCGGATACTCTCATACCTTAAACTTCCGACAGGCGATTCCGTTAAGACGAGCGTTTTGTCGAAGAGATGGGAATTTCTCTGGCTAATGGTTTCAAGTTTGGACTTAGACGTCATCAACTTGTCTCGTGACGGCGGAGAAGCCTTGGCGAGGTTCATGCACATGTTTCTAGAGTTGAACCGTGGATCATCATCATGCCTGTAAAAGTTCAAGATAAAGTATGCTCATTCTCATAATGGACTTCTTTCGATTTTGtccaagaagagaaagcatgACGACTCCATGGACGACTGTAACAAAAGAGTCATGGAGTGGATAGCCGAAGTAGTCCACGGCGGAGTTCAACATCTAGATGTTGATGCCAAAACGTGCGGGATAATTCAATCTCATCCAGATATATATAAGAGCACAATGTGTTCACCTTCTGTAGATTCCATGCCTAAGTATGTTTATGTGAGCAAGACAGTGGTGTCTTTAAAGCTCGTAAAGGTAGGGCATGAGGATCCCaagtttgttgtttctctaCCTAGTCTCAAGATGATGCATCTAGAAAACATTCTTTACAAGAATCATGGTGTTCTTTTGATTATAAAGATGCTCCTCTCAGGCTCTCCTGTTCTTGAAGTTCTTACCTTGGTAAGAcattttgattgatgataataataacTCTAAACTTCTGTCTTTTAAACTCATCTACTTGCATTTTTCGCAGGACTTTCCCGGTTTAACGGAGGCaaaataaatcttgttttgaaaGGAGTTTTCTGTTCCAGTTCTAACAATGCCAAGGAGTAATTTGGATTTAGTGCAAGACTATTTTTATTCATGTAAGCCAGGGGAAATAGACCTTACTAATGTGCCTCTGTGTATGCAATCGACGCTGAAGTATGTTAAGATCAACAAACTGATAACGAAGGAGGAAAGTGGGATTAAAGTAGTGAATTACTTTCTTGATAATTCAGCAGTCCTCAAGAAACTGACACATTCTTCTATGGAGGAGATTCAAGAGCCAGAGAGCTTCATGAAGCTTCTTACATCCACCAAGCTTTCTCGCAACTGCCAAGTTTTCATTCATTGACATGCAAATGATGATGCTGGTGAACACGTAAAGCTTTTTTCATTGAACAATAACAATAGTgtattcttgtttcttcttacctctgttttgattcttaATCAATGTAATATTCATATAGTTAAAAGCCTATTTTAACATGTTACTGAATGATAATGATGTCTACTTCATATCTATCAAgtgaggaaaagaaaacaagttcaaGATGATCCAGTAATGAACACATTAACCAATTATATAACAAGAATGATTGGTTGAAACTTAACCATTTTATTAACCAATTGCGACCCGGTGACGATTCATGAACACTAAAAGGCATATCTTGAGTCATTTTCATACAAATGCATACCTTTAAAACCACACAAATCCGTAGAACGAAACTGATAACCATAATATCTAAAAAGATCACtcaaataacaattttttcatCATTACCAAATAGAGAGACTTTGACTTAGAAGAGTTCAGTTTCCTTGTGGGTATGGATCACACAGTCAGACTGTGGGTAAGCCACACAAGTCAAAACATAACCCTTCTCCAAGTGGCTATCCTCGAGAAACGAACCATCCGACTGGTCAACGTTGCCGGACACAATCTGACCCGCGCAAGTAGAACACGCACCGGCTCTGCAAGAGTAAGGCAAGTCAACTCCTGCCTCTTCAGCTGCATCCAAGATGTACTGATCATCTTGAACCTCAAACTCATCTTCTTGACCATCAGGTCCTAAGAGCTTGACCTTGTATACCGCCGACATCGTAGCACCACCAGAATTCGCTGAGcatttcaaaccaaaagatCTCGAAACCCTTTTCGTTGATCCAACAGATAAGTTGTAGCTCTTGTTAGTAATGAGCTTGTTGGTTGTCTGGCTTCTAAGAACGGCCTTGGTCATGCTAGTGGAGGAGATTCGTACAGTCGCCATTCTTGTTTATCACCTGCGTTTATAAACAAGTTTAGCTTCAGGGTTTCTTCATAGTGATACAATCTAACAAATCAAACTGTTCCAGAGAAATAAGAACCAAAACTGAGAGAAAATTGTGAGGATGTGCATCACAAGTAGCAATGgaaacaagaaccaaaaactTATCTGTTTCCAATAGCAAATATGATGTGAAAATTAGTGTATGGAGCGTAATGAGAAGATGCAAGCTTAAAGCTATATTAGATCTTCACTCGATGCTCCAAAAACATGACTAAATGACTTACTTAACAATCACTAAAACATGTTTAATTACTTATCATCAAATAGATTCTAAAGTCGATCAAAGTAGCTTAATGGCAAAAATAAACCTACAACAGACTTGTAACAAGATTCactaaataacaacaaaaaaattcacaattaAGGAGATGATTAGCATCTGAATAGCAACGATACAGGATCAAATCGGTCACTATCAGATaacgaaaaagagaagaacaacGAAATCGAAAgatatttgattgtttttttttgtccccACAAGAAGtcaatgaaaaaacaaaaaacaaggaaCAAGTAAACATCGCTGATCAGATCAAATTCTAGAAACAAATATCAGAGAGAATCGAAGCTAATAAAGTCAAATCTGAAACTTACGTAGAGAGgtagcgagagagagagaattagGGAAGAAGGTGGCGGAGAGTGCGAGAGGGGGTTGGTGGAGGAGTCTTGAGAGGTGgaagcaaaatatataaaaggaGAGAGCAGTGTGGCTTTTGGAAGGCCGTGACGGCCCAACTTGTGTCACCTGAGACgtcttaattatttgattatttttcctACCAGATTATTTGTTTCCATTATTCTgctgtttttgattttatatatgattcatttaattacaaataaaatgttttcgtaacttttttttttcttgagttAATTTTTCATTGGATTTTCTCGTTTCGCGAAAATGAAATCGGatataaatatagttttggtAACATATAGTGATTatcaatgaaaaaaagaagtaaataatTGTAATTggtaatgataaaaaaattgaaaataatttttttagtgATGCTCATTGTCATTGTTTTTAtgattgataaaataatataggGTTTATTATTGCGgtaaagttttaaacttttttacttttaccatgttttctgattttatatcataataaaatatatgtcatgtccttattcaattttatgaCTAGCTTTTAAAGTAAaagcaaaattttcaacttattttgaGGCCTATGATTTGATGAATGTCATGTAGAATTTagaaattatttctttttctataagTCTACACGGTTAAttttttaatggaaaaataaaaatgattgtaATAAACCTCATTTAGTATTAATATTCGGTACTTGATCGTAGATGTGCAAAACagaattctttttcttttattttaggaATTTTTGATAAGTgtagagagaaacaaaagcgTTGGTGAGTCTGACAGAATTAACGGTATCAACAATAGAGAGTCTTTTCCATTTCCTATGTTCAATATTTACCTAAGTTTGGTATAAATTACCAATGCAATGTCGTTTGAAAGATTACAAACGAGTTTTCATGCTATTGTTAGGTGGAAGAACTTTTGTGATTCGAGCAATTGTACATATAGCTCTATTGAGAGAGAACAATAGTtgtacaaaaaacaaatgtacaAATAAAAGATGAATGATGTTTTGTTGTTCAATGTTGTATAGtgtcttttacttttcaaataattaaaaaacaaaactgcaAAAATAGTGACCATGATAACtataatttggtaaaaattatattatgtaaattataaaattaattttttaatttttatttttttaaaacacaattAGTTATATAGACATTATTTATAATGTGAAATCTtgatacatatattaatatattttgacataTGGCGTTAAAtaataagtaataatttatgacatatatatcatactGATATGTAAACATAAGATACTACTCTAAAAGTCTGTTTAGATGTGTACTTAcaaaaatctgtaaacatAAGATACTACTCTAAGAAAGTCTACTAGCTCCAATTTTCTAGCATAAGCTTTTTCTTAACATACATTTGGCCTATGGTTTTCTTAGGTCCTTAAAtagtttttgatattattcACAGCGAAATTACCGAATATAAATTATTCACATTTTAATCATAGTATAATACTCAAACTTAAATATGACAGCCTTAAAGCAACACCTCTTTAATCTATTgaattaattatgtttaattttgttaaataaacatttaacaaataaaaaatacaattttgtGAAGAACTCACACATATATTCTAAACATATTGGATTTTAGATCAACACTaatataaattacaaatcCGGAATCTATATCATAaattgtgaaaacaaaaagtaatataaaagTTGCGTAATGGCTTTTTGTTGATGGATGACTTAGACCAAAGGTCAAAGTGGGAAGTTGGCGATACACAAGGATGCAACGGGCGCCTCTTGACCCACGCCATTGGACGTATGCGGCTCTTTAGGACCTACCCTAGGAAcgtgtaaattttattttatttttctctaatcattatttgtgtttctctttatAATATTATGTCGACAGAAAGTGACGAAACTTGAACTATCTTTAGCAATTAGCACGTCGTTTCTTCTCCTAATCTTTAGAAACTAAACCACCGAGTAATTGTTGAATTCGGAGGTCTCATAAATCATCTTAACCACGAAATGAAAACGTTTTGCTACCTGATTATTCATCTAAAACCAGTGATGAATGTGTTATacaatttttcatgtttacacattttaaaaactGACCCGCTATGTTTTTCATTCAAAGTATCCatcaaatatttacttttgcaTGTTTTTTGACAAGTAAGTTTGCTATATTACGAgtgttaaaaatataacaaaaaaaatagtaaaaagttATTAATCTTGAAAGTTAGCTTTGTATGATGACCCtgctaatttttttatcaagtttaATTCTTTCAGCTAATTGATTATTTGACTATTCCATTATTTACTATTCGGTTGATATTTCAGTTAAGTCGATAATTTTGGacacaaattattattagggactaaataaaaactagaaaaccTAATAGGAAAAGGAAATACTTTTAAATGggaaaacataaataaaacttaatgttaattaatctttctttttaattaaccTCTTTGTCCTTATATAAGAAAGTGAAAACGTGAAAGCTTTTATAACCCTAATATCTGATTTCTTTTAGATCAAGTAAAAACAATGGTGAGATTGGATCTTCCATGGGATTTGGTAGATGAAATACTCTCTCGACTTCCCGCAACATCTCTAGGTCGACTACGATTTACATGCAAACGATGGAATGCTTTATTCAAAGATCCGGAATTCATCACAAAGCAATTTCATAAAGCAGCAAAGCAAGATTTGGTTCTCATGTTGAGTAATTTTGGGGTTTACTCGATGAGTACCAATCTCAAAGAAATTCCCAACAACATTGAAATAGCGCAAGTTTTTCATTGCAACGGCTTATTGTTATGTTCCACGGAAGAGGGTAACAAGACTAAACTCGTGGTTGTGAATCCGTGTACTGGTCAGACCAGGTGGATCGAACCAAGAACTGATTACAATTATAATCATGATATCGCTCTAGGTTACGGAAACAACAGCACCAAGAAATCGTACGACAgctacaaaatcttgaggatTACGTATGGTTGCAAACTCGTTGAAATCTTTGAGCTAAAGTCTAATTCATGGAGGGTTCTTTCTAAAGTCCATCCCAACGTGGAAAAACACTATTATGGAGGCGTGTCTTTCAAGGGAAATACCTACTGGCTTTCGTATACGAAATTCAATATATTGAGTTTTGATTTCACAACAGAGACATTTAGAAGTGTGCCTCTTCCGTTTCTGTATCAGGATGGTTTCGTTACTTTAGCTCTATCAGTTGTTAGAGAAGAGCAACTTCTGTTGTTACGTTCGAGGTTTGATATGGGACAGGTTGGGATATGGATGTGTAATAAGATTGATACTGAAACTGTGTTGTCGTGGAGCAAATCCTTTACATTGGAATTTGATTCTCTGCGTGATCTTCCTGTTATGAGTATTCTGAGAATCTTcattgaagaagacaagaaagtgATTGTTGTGGATTGTGATGACAGATGGAAGGAGAACATGATATACATTGTTGGAAAGAATGGATTCAAAAAGTTAAGTTATGAGAAAGACCGATCTAATCTTTGGCGTCTGCCGTTTTTCTTTAGTTATGTTCCGAGTTTAGTTGGTTTATATCCACCAATGTAATGCTTGTAGCTTTTAAGGATGCATAAAACGTTATCTTAAGCCTTTAACATTATGAAAGcttcaatttttgtatttttcttgagTCAATAGAATTTgtaaaagaagagattgtCAGAAAATTTTAAGGtttgaaagacaaaatttcaaactgatgaaatcaaaatcatattttaggagataaagaaaaaatatgataattaaaaCGAATATTGCATAATATattgtcaacaaaaaacaactgCTAATATAAATCCAAACCATATCCCAACAAGCACAGATctctgaaacaaaaacagaatgCAAAATTCTGAGATGGAAGAAGGATAAGAAGAGAGAGCTCAAAAGATTCTTTGTGGTGGTCCCATGGTGCTCTTCAAGTACAAACACCTTACCTGCATCAAgatccaaatcaaaattagtaCACTAGAGAGAGATTTAGAAAGAAATTAGACACAATCATAGGAACAAAACAGAATCATACGTTTTGCCAATTCTTCTTCAAGAGCGAGACGAGGAAGTTAACACTCATCTGCACATTCTGGAAGAGCTGCTTCTCTTCCATGGAAAGGTTACCAACAGCAACACCCATACACAGAACTTTCTTCAACTGGAACTTCACTGTTGCTTTGGTCTCATTCACCTTTGCTTCCAATGACTCTTGGTGACTCACAAGTGTTGGGAACTTTCCTGttcatcaatcaaacaagTAGAAACCTCAGACATAGAGCTTGAAAACGAAACTAAATGATGACCATATAATATACCAAGTATCAAAGTTATTGAAGAAACTCGCCTGCCTTGTTAAGACCAGGACCAAGAAGACGAGGAATCTGCTTAATGACAGACTCAGAAGCCAAG
It encodes the following:
- a CDS encoding Glycosyl hydrolase superfamily protein (Glycosyl hydrolase superfamily protein; FUNCTIONS IN: cation binding, hydrolase activity, hydrolyzing O-glycosyl compounds, catalytic activity; INVOLVED IN: carbohydrate metabolic process; LOCATED IN: anchored to plasma membrane, nucleus, cytoplasm; EXPRESSED IN: 23 plant structures; EXPRESSED DURING: 13 growth stages; CONTAINS InterPro DOMAIN/s: Glycoside hydrolase, catalytic core (InterPro:IPR017853), Glycoside hydrolase, family 17 (InterPro:IPR000490), Glycoside hydrolase, subgroup, catalytic core (InterPro:IPR013781); BEST Arabidopsis thaliana protein match is: Glycosyl hydrolase superfamily protein (TAIR:AT1G32860.1); Has 35333 Blast hits to 34131 proteins in 2444 species: Archae - 798; Bacteria - 22429; Metazoa - 974; Fungi - 991; Plants - 531; Viruses - 0; Other Eukaryotes - 9610 (source: NCBI BLink).), whose translation is MATHSLSFFFRVLLLLFLTLSERIKGQGVGINYGQIANNLPSPARVAVLLRSLNITRVKLYDADPNVLFSFSNSQVDFMIGLGNEYLQNMSTDPTKAQDWLQQRLEPHISKTRITSIVVGNEIFKTNDHVLIQSLLPAMKSVYAALTNLGLEKQVTVTSAHSLDILSTSYPPSSGSFKEEFIQYLQPLLDFHSQIESPFLINAYPFFAYKDSPKEVPLEYVLFQPNQGMVDPNTNLHYDNMLFAQVDALYSAIKTLGHTDIEVRISETGWPSKGDENEIGASPENAALYNGNLLKLIQQRKGTPAKQSVPIDVYVFALFNENLKPGPVSERNYGLFYPDGKPVYNVGMQGYLPDIIYTSRATTIKVNSSFHFLYLHF
- a CDS encoding Glycosyl hydrolase superfamily protein (Glycosyl hydrolase superfamily protein; FUNCTIONS IN: cation binding, hydrolase activity, hydrolyzing O-glycosyl compounds, catalytic activity; INVOLVED IN: carbohydrate metabolic process; LOCATED IN: anchored to plasma membrane, nucleus, cytoplasm; EXPRESSED IN: 23 plant structures; EXPRESSED DURING: 13 growth stages; CONTAINS InterPro DOMAIN/s: Glycoside hydrolase, catalytic core (InterPro:IPR017853), Glycoside hydrolase, family 17 (InterPro:IPR000490), Glycoside hydrolase, subgroup, catalytic core (InterPro:IPR013781); BEST Arabidopsis thaliana protein match is: Glycosyl hydrolase superfamily protein (TAIR:AT1G32860.1); Has 2143 Blast hits to 2127 proteins in 131 species: Archae - 0; Bacteria - 0; Metazoa - 4; Fungi - 12; Plants - 2120; Viruses - 0; Other Eukaryotes - 7 (source: NCBI BLink).) yields the protein MATHSLSFFFRVLLLLFLTLSERIKGQGVGINYGQIANNLPSPARVAVLLRSLNITRVKLYDADPNVLFSFSNSQVDFMIGLGNEYLQNMSTDPTKAQDWLQQRLEPHISKTRITSIVVGNEIFKTNDHVLIQSLLPAMKSVYAALTNLGLEKQVTVTSAHSLDILSTSYPPSSGSFKEEFIQYLQPLLDFHSQIESPFLINAYPFFAYKDSPKEVPLEYVLFQPNQGMVDPNTNLHYDNMLFAQVDALYSAIKTLGHTDIEVRISETGWPSKGDENEIGASPENAALYNGNLLKLIQQRKGTPAKQSVPIDVYVFALFNENLKPGPVSERNYGLFYPDGKPVYNVGMQGYLPDIIYTSRATTIKILNLWRVVMGLAVAWFILDMGDKMRMR
- a CDS encoding Glycosyl hydrolase superfamily protein (Glycosyl hydrolase superfamily protein; FUNCTIONS IN: cation binding, hydrolase activity, hydrolyzing O-glycosyl compounds, catalytic activity; INVOLVED IN: carbohydrate metabolic process; LOCATED IN: anchored to plasma membrane, nucleus, cytoplasm; EXPRESSED IN: 23 plant structures; EXPRESSED DURING: 13 growth stages; CONTAINS InterPro DOMAIN/s: Glycoside hydrolase, catalytic core (InterPro:IPR017853), Glycoside hydrolase, family 17 (InterPro:IPR000490), Glycoside hydrolase, subgroup, catalytic core (InterPro:IPR013781); BEST Arabidopsis thaliana protein match is: Glycosyl hydrolase superfamily protein (TAIR:AT1G32860.1); Has 35333 Blast hits to 34131 proteins in 2444 species: Archae - 798; Bacteria - 22429; Metazoa - 974; Fungi - 991; Plants - 531; Viruses - 0; Other Eukaryotes - 9610 (source: NCBI BLink).); translated protein: MIGLGNEYLQNMSTDPTKAQDWLQQRLEPHISKTRITSIVVGNEIFKTNDHVLIQSLLPAMKSVYAALTNLGLEKQVTVTSAHSLDILSTSYPPSSGSFKEEFIQYLQPLLDFHSQIESPFLINAYPFFAYKDSPKEVPLEYVLFQPNQGMVDPNTNLHYDNMLFAQVDALYSAIKTLGHTDIEVRISETGWPSKGDENEIGASPENAALYNGNLLKLIQQRKGTPAKQSVPIDVYVFALFNENLKPGPVSERNYGLFYPDGKPVYNVGMQGYLPDIIYTSRATTIKILNLWRVVMGLAVAWFILDMGDKMRMR
- a CDS encoding FBD-like domain family protein (FBD-like domain family protein; CONTAINS InterPro DOMAIN/s: FBD (InterPro:IPR013596), FBD-like (InterPro:IPR006566); BEST Arabidopsis thaliana protein match is: F-box/RNI-like/FBD-like domains-containing protein (TAIR:AT2G26030.3); Has 608 Blast hits to 496 proteins in 11 species: Archae - 0; Bacteria - 0; Metazoa - 0; Fungi - 0; Plants - 608; Viruses - 0; Other Eukaryotes - 0 (source: NCBI BLink).), with translation MVARILSYLKLPTGDSVKTSVLSKRWEFLWLMVSSLDLDVINLSRDGGEALARFMHMFLELNRGSSSCLKHDDSMDDCNKRVMEWIAEVVHGGVQHLDVDAKTCGIIQSHPDIYKSTMCSPSVDSMPKYVYVSKTVVSLKLVKVGHEDPKFVVSLPSLKMMHLENILYKNHGVLLIIKMLLSGSPVLEVLTLEFSVPVLTMPRSNLDLVQDYFYSCKPGEIDLTNVPLCMQSTLKYVKINKLITKEESGIKVVNYFLDNSAVLKKLTHSSMEEIQEPESFMKLLTSTKLSRNCQVFIH